One Dethiosulfovibrio faecalis genomic region harbors:
- the mutS gene encoding DNA mismatch repair protein MutS produces the protein MLKSFTLPDGVKMTPMLEQFVRWKNEYPEALLFFRMGDFYELFFDDAKVASEVLDIALTARDQGKKIPMAGIPHHAAESYLGKLIKKGYHVAICEQMTEPDGRSLVDRQVIRLVTPGTYLPEETGNDGRLVAVRRLDRHRWAVGSLEPGTGFLEAGAMPLDEVRGFLSAYRGSEILRPKGKLPEEIASLIESAPIVELPVEEFDPAGGARWLQHRWDLASLQGFGFQDGAPEIGVAAALLRYLEETQFGAARHVSGITPVLSSRYLHLDVTTQRNLELFDGDGPSLYDILNRCKTACGRRRLREWITRPLMDPGEISRRLDVQETLINSSDGLNDLQEGLGRCKDIERSLARLHMRSGNPRDLAAVRDTLSALPSIEEALKSVGLSHLLPCNDDFHGISDLLSRGIEDSPSRVLGSGKIVRDGFDDKLDEWRNFAERGQGWLNDFTQRERDRLSIPRLKTGYSRVFGYYVEIGKGSMRDDLELPEDYRRRQTLVSAERYTTSELGDFEERMSRSEGEVRKRETELYGMLLEKTLEETEKLQSLGRALGNLDVLASLAEVSRERGYIRPEFSDGGDISIKGGRHPVVEAVQKEIPFVPNDVDMKMEGNRLAIVTGPNMAGKSTYLRMTALLVIMAQMGTYIPAESAELGLCDRVFTRLGARDELAFGNSTFMVEMVETANILHNVTDRSLVILDEVGRGTSTYDGMSIAWAVLEYLQGACGRCPKVLFATHYHELTALEGRMPHVFNLRVEVEERPDGVTFLHRVVPGPADRSYGVEVARLAGLPRVVLCRAQELLERFEKSSEDGASVPEPSVQMEFFDLKGDAIIQELASLSPDELTPIQALEKIYELHEEARKAVKP, from the coding sequence ATGTTGAAAAGCTTCACCTTGCCGGATGGAGTAAAAATGACTCCTATGTTGGAGCAATTCGTCCGGTGGAAAAACGAGTACCCCGAAGCTCTTCTTTTCTTTCGCATGGGAGATTTCTACGAGCTTTTTTTCGACGACGCCAAGGTGGCCTCGGAGGTTCTCGATATAGCCTTGACCGCCAGAGACCAGGGCAAAAAGATCCCCATGGCTGGGATCCCTCATCATGCGGCGGAGAGCTACCTTGGAAAATTGATAAAAAAAGGCTATCACGTGGCCATATGCGAACAGATGACCGAGCCGGACGGCCGTTCTCTGGTGGATCGTCAGGTTATAAGACTGGTTACTCCCGGGACCTATCTTCCGGAAGAGACCGGAAACGACGGACGACTGGTCGCGGTTCGGAGACTGGATCGGCACAGATGGGCGGTTGGATCGCTGGAACCGGGAACCGGTTTTCTGGAGGCGGGGGCGATGCCTTTGGACGAGGTAAGAGGGTTCCTGTCCGCCTACAGAGGATCGGAGATACTTCGCCCCAAAGGGAAGCTCCCGGAGGAGATAGCTTCCCTTATCGAGAGTGCCCCGATTGTCGAACTGCCTGTGGAGGAATTCGATCCAGCCGGAGGAGCCAGATGGCTTCAGCATAGATGGGACCTGGCCTCTCTTCAGGGTTTCGGTTTTCAGGATGGCGCTCCGGAAATAGGGGTCGCTGCAGCCCTGCTTCGTTATCTGGAGGAAACTCAGTTCGGAGCTGCCAGACACGTATCGGGAATAACCCCGGTGCTTTCCTCCCGATATCTGCACCTCGACGTAACCACTCAGAGGAACCTCGAGCTTTTCGACGGTGACGGACCGTCTCTTTACGACATACTGAACCGGTGCAAGACGGCCTGCGGAAGAAGACGTCTGAGAGAGTGGATAACGAGGCCTTTGATGGATCCAGGGGAAATCTCCCGCCGTCTCGACGTTCAGGAAACCCTTATTAACTCCTCGGACGGATTGAACGATCTGCAGGAGGGACTCGGGCGTTGCAAGGATATCGAGAGATCTCTGGCGAGGTTGCACATGCGATCGGGGAATCCCAGGGACCTGGCGGCGGTCAGGGATACCTTATCCGCTCTCCCCTCCATAGAGGAGGCCCTTAAAAGTGTGGGTTTGTCCCATCTGCTTCCCTGTAACGACGACTTTCACGGCATATCGGATCTTCTCTCCAGGGGGATTGAGGACAGTCCGTCCAGGGTTCTCGGAAGCGGAAAAATCGTGAGAGACGGTTTCGACGATAAGCTGGACGAATGGAGGAACTTTGCCGAGAGAGGTCAGGGATGGCTGAACGATTTTACCCAGAGGGAGAGAGATCGGCTTTCAATTCCCAGGCTGAAGACGGGATATTCCAGGGTCTTCGGGTATTACGTGGAGATAGGAAAGGGCTCTATGAGGGACGATCTCGAGCTTCCCGAGGATTACAGGAGACGGCAGACCCTGGTTTCGGCTGAACGTTACACCACTTCGGAGCTGGGCGATTTCGAGGAAAGAATGTCGAGATCGGAGGGGGAGGTTCGAAAACGAGAGACCGAGTTGTACGGTATGCTCTTGGAGAAAACCCTGGAAGAGACAGAAAAGCTCCAGTCTCTAGGCAGAGCGTTGGGGAATCTGGATGTCCTGGCCTCCCTGGCGGAGGTCTCCAGAGAGAGAGGATATATCAGACCTGAATTCAGCGATGGCGGAGACATCTCGATAAAAGGAGGCCGCCATCCCGTAGTCGAGGCCGTACAGAAAGAAATTCCATTCGTTCCGAACGACGTGGATATGAAGATGGAAGGAAACAGGTTGGCCATAGTTACTGGGCCCAACATGGCGGGCAAGTCTACCTATCTCAGGATGACCGCCCTTCTCGTCATAATGGCTCAGATGGGGACCTATATACCGGCGGAATCGGCAGAGCTGGGACTCTGCGACAGGGTTTTCACCAGACTGGGAGCCAGAGATGAACTGGCCTTCGGGAACAGTACCTTCATGGTCGAGATGGTGGAGACCGCCAACATACTGCACAACGTCACGGACAGAAGCCTGGTCATTTTAGACGAGGTGGGACGAGGAACGTCCACCTACGATGGCATGAGCATAGCCTGGGCCGTCCTGGAGTACCTCCAGGGTGCCTGTGGTCGCTGTCCCAAGGTTCTTTTCGCCACACACTATCACGAGCTCACCGCTCTGGAGGGGCGGATGCCCCACGTCTTCAACCTGAGGGTGGAGGTGGAGGAGCGTCCGGACGGGGTGACTTTTCTTCACAGGGTGGTTCCCGGTCCTGCCGATAGATCCTACGGAGTCGAGGTGGCTCGGTTGGCCGGATTGCCCCGAGTGGTTTTGTGCCGGGCTCAGGAGCTTTTGGAACGTTTCGAGAAAAGTTCGGAAGATGGGGCGTCGGTTCCGGAACCCTCCGTTCAGATGGAGTTTTTCGACCTGAAGGGAGATGCCATAATACAGGAACTAGCCTCTCTATCCCCGGACGAACTGACCCCTATTCAGGCTCTGGAGAAAATCTACGAGCTGCACGAGGAAGCCCGAAAGGCGGTGAAACCTTGA
- the alaS gene encoding alanine--tRNA ligase: MEWKSGKEIRRLFVDFWVSKGAKHYDSFSLVPEDPTLLFTIAGMVPFKKYYLGIAEPDVDSAVTSQKCVRTNDIDNVGRTARHHTFFEMLGNFSWGGYFKKESITWGWEFLTEVIGLDPDRMYATIYKDDEEAFDVWTKDVGLPDSRILRFGEDENFWFMGPQGPCGPDSEILYDQGPAFSCGPDCKPGCDCDRYLEIWNHVFTQYDRQEDGSLLPLPRKNIDTGMGLERLTSLVQGVSNDFETDLFRPIMDHVCDMAGIGYGDGPEGDMAAKVISDHIRAVSFMIADGILPSNDGQGYVLRRLLRRAARYGRLIGLKKAFLTDLIPNVMDIMADPYRELLDNRLTIEQVVAVEEKRFGRTLEQGSDLLHQEISSVLAGDGSILSGDVAFELYDTYGYPLELTREICEEKGLSVDEDGFRREMEVQRERARSSSKQANAVMTGDLYAELLSEHGATPFLGYDSLEMEADLTVLMKDGKVVDSASTGDSVELLLSRTPFYAERGGQVGDQGFVKGDGFVVEVEDTLHPAGDLIVHRGMVTSGTVKSGCEVRAMVDRDRREAITKNHTATHLLHESLIRVLGGHVRQNGSLVSDRFLRFDYTHFEPLSSSEQDEVELMVNQEIQNNKPLKVDETDLATAKNLGAKALFEEKYGDKVRVVSISEFSSELCGGVHVRATGEIGLFKIINDESIGSGIRRITAMTGMNAFRNYQNITGTLKELSSNLGVRPARLIEKIQSMDEENRELQKKLQRYTIRSAMDDLKESVVKTDIGQGVSLYVASIEGVTPDQLREVGDSIKDKDPGSVTLLISSDGDRTQMVCMVGSGAVEKGLHGGKIVKEVAVLFGGKGGGKPTMAQAGGPKIDDMKDILDKAVAIVKGYVK; the protein is encoded by the coding sequence ATGGAATGGAAAAGCGGCAAAGAGATCCGTCGACTGTTCGTCGATTTCTGGGTCTCCAAAGGTGCCAAACACTACGATAGCTTCTCTCTGGTTCCCGAGGATCCTACTCTATTGTTCACCATAGCAGGTATGGTCCCCTTTAAGAAATATTATCTCGGCATAGCCGAACCGGATGTGGACAGCGCAGTAACCTCTCAGAAGTGCGTCCGAACTAACGATATAGACAACGTGGGACGTACCGCCAGGCATCATACCTTTTTCGAGATGCTCGGAAACTTCAGCTGGGGCGGGTATTTCAAGAAAGAGTCCATAACCTGGGGGTGGGAGTTCCTCACCGAGGTCATCGGTCTAGATCCCGACCGTATGTACGCCACCATATATAAGGACGACGAGGAGGCCTTCGACGTCTGGACCAAGGACGTCGGACTTCCCGACAGTCGTATACTTCGCTTCGGTGAGGACGAGAACTTCTGGTTCATGGGACCTCAGGGACCATGCGGTCCCGACTCGGAGATCCTCTACGACCAGGGACCGGCCTTTTCCTGTGGGCCGGACTGCAAGCCCGGTTGCGACTGCGACAGATACCTTGAGATATGGAATCACGTGTTCACCCAGTACGATCGCCAGGAGGACGGCTCTCTGCTTCCTCTGCCGAGGAAGAACATCGATACCGGCATGGGACTGGAGAGACTCACCTCTTTGGTCCAGGGGGTCAGCAACGATTTCGAGACCGATCTGTTCCGTCCCATAATGGATCACGTGTGCGATATGGCCGGAATAGGATATGGCGACGGTCCCGAGGGGGATATGGCGGCTAAGGTGATCTCGGACCACATAAGGGCGGTCTCCTTCATGATAGCCGACGGCATTCTTCCCTCGAACGACGGGCAGGGCTACGTTCTGCGCCGTCTGCTCAGAAGGGCCGCCCGTTACGGCAGGTTGATAGGTCTCAAAAAGGCCTTTCTGACCGACCTAATACCGAACGTCATGGATATAATGGCCGATCCCTACAGGGAGCTTCTGGACAACCGTCTCACCATAGAGCAGGTGGTGGCGGTGGAGGAAAAACGTTTCGGTCGTACCCTGGAGCAGGGCAGCGATCTCCTCCATCAGGAGATATCCTCGGTGCTTGCCGGAGATGGAAGCATACTTTCCGGAGATGTAGCATTCGAGCTTTACGATACTTACGGTTATCCTCTGGAGCTGACCAGAGAGATCTGCGAGGAAAAGGGGCTCTCCGTCGACGAGGACGGCTTCCGAAGGGAGATGGAGGTTCAAAGGGAGAGGGCTCGATCCTCCAGCAAGCAGGCTAACGCCGTGATGACCGGAGACCTCTACGCCGAGTTGCTTTCCGAACATGGAGCTACTCCCTTCTTGGGGTACGATTCCCTTGAGATGGAGGCAGATCTGACAGTTCTGATGAAGGACGGAAAGGTTGTCGACAGCGCCTCGACGGGAGACTCTGTTGAACTTTTACTGTCCCGAACTCCCTTCTACGCCGAGAGAGGCGGTCAGGTGGGAGATCAGGGCTTCGTCAAGGGAGACGGCTTCGTCGTAGAGGTGGAGGACACACTTCACCCGGCGGGAGATCTCATAGTTCACAGGGGAATGGTCACCAGCGGAACCGTAAAGTCCGGTTGCGAGGTTAGGGCGATGGTGGACAGGGACAGGCGGGAAGCCATAACCAAAAACCACACCGCCACCCATCTTCTCCATGAATCGTTGATAAGGGTCCTCGGCGGGCACGTCAGACAGAACGGCTCTCTGGTGTCCGACCGATTCCTCCGTTTCGACTATACCCACTTCGAACCTCTGAGCTCCAGCGAACAGGACGAGGTGGAGCTTATGGTTAACCAGGAGATACAGAACAACAAACCTCTCAAGGTAGACGAGACCGATCTCGCAACCGCAAAGAACCTGGGAGCGAAGGCTCTTTTCGAGGAGAAATATGGGGACAAGGTAAGAGTGGTATCCATATCGGAGTTTTCCTCCGAGCTCTGTGGAGGGGTCCACGTTCGCGCCACCGGAGAGATAGGTCTGTTCAAGATCATCAACGACGAGAGCATAGGATCGGGCATCAGACGCATTACCGCCATGACCGGGATGAACGCCTTCAGAAACTACCAGAACATAACAGGAACCCTGAAAGAGCTTTCCTCTAATCTGGGGGTCCGTCCGGCCAGGTTGATAGAGAAGATACAGTCCATGGACGAGGAAAACAGGGAGCTTCAGAAAAAGCTTCAGCGCTACACGATCCGTTCGGCTATGGATGATCTCAAGGAGAGCGTGGTCAAGACCGACATAGGCCAGGGAGTGTCCCTCTACGTGGCCTCTATAGAAGGGGTTACCCCCGATCAACTTCGAGAGGTCGGAGACAGCATAAAGGATAAGGACCCCGGATCGGTGACCCTGTTGATATCCAGCGACGGAGATCGTACCCAGATGGTCTGCATGGTCGGTAGCGGTGCCGTGGAGAAGGGACTGCACGGAGGGAAGATCGTCAAGGAAGTGGCCGTTTTGTTCGGTGGAAAAGGCGGCGGTAAACCCACCATGGCCCAGGCCGGCGGCCCCAAGATCGACGATATGAAGGATATCCTCGATAAGGCTGTGGCCATAGTGAAAGGGTACGTAAAGTGA
- a CDS encoding adenosylhomocysteinase, which produces MRNFSVADMDMAPKGKQKLDWAWQYMPVLSSLERRYSDERPFDGVRLAACLHLEAKTACLLRTFSRLGAEVFAAGSNPLSTQDDVCAALVSEGVHVFSHRGMDHDSYFGYLRDVLNSDPEIIVDDGADLVATLLDERKDLIGKVKGGSEETTSGVKRLKAMERQGILPFPMISVNDADSKYLFDNRYGTGQSVWDGVMRTTNSLIAGKVVVVAGYGWCGRGVAMRAKALGARVVVTEIDPHRAFEALMDGHEVMTMDAAAPLGDIFLTLTGNLDVICARHMDKMKDGVILGNAGHFDVEISKSDLTSIASGVSEVRPNVTCYRTEDGRNIYLLGEGRLVNLAAGDGHPIEIMDLSFALQLLSALHVHRNHEDMDSRLYPVPEDIDRLVVSTKLESLGVSLDELSESQKAYMADWRE; this is translated from the coding sequence ATGAGGAATTTTTCCGTGGCCGACATGGATATGGCCCCTAAAGGCAAGCAGAAACTGGACTGGGCCTGGCAATATATGCCGGTCCTTTCGTCGTTGGAGAGGCGTTACTCCGATGAGAGACCCTTCGACGGTGTGCGATTGGCCGCCTGTCTTCATCTAGAGGCCAAGACCGCCTGTCTGTTGAGGACCTTCTCCCGTCTGGGGGCTGAGGTCTTCGCCGCCGGCAGCAACCCCCTTTCCACCCAGGACGACGTCTGTGCCGCTTTGGTCTCCGAAGGGGTGCACGTTTTTAGTCACAGAGGCATGGATCACGACAGCTACTTCGGTTATCTTAGAGACGTTTTGAACAGCGATCCGGAGATAATAGTCGACGACGGAGCCGATCTAGTGGCGACCTTGTTGGACGAGAGGAAGGACCTTATAGGAAAGGTCAAAGGCGGTTCGGAGGAGACCACCTCGGGGGTAAAGAGGCTCAAGGCTATGGAGAGACAGGGAATCCTTCCGTTCCCGATGATCTCCGTCAACGATGCGGACAGCAAGTACCTTTTCGACAACCGCTACGGCACCGGTCAGTCCGTGTGGGACGGGGTTATGAGGACCACAAACAGCCTCATCGCCGGCAAGGTAGTGGTGGTCGCAGGATACGGCTGGTGCGGCAGAGGGGTCGCCATGAGAGCAAAGGCCCTGGGTGCCAGGGTGGTCGTGACCGAGATAGACCCTCACAGGGCGTTCGAGGCCCTTATGGACGGCCACGAGGTAATGACCATGGATGCCGCCGCACCCTTGGGAGATATCTTCCTCACCTTGACCGGCAACCTGGACGTCATATGCGCCAGACACATGGATAAGATGAAGGACGGAGTCATACTGGGCAACGCGGGACATTTCGACGTGGAGATATCGAAGTCCGATCTGACCTCGATAGCCTCCGGTGTCTCCGAGGTCAGACCCAACGTTACCTGCTACAGGACGGAGGACGGTCGAAATATCTACCTCCTGGGGGAGGGACGCCTGGTTAACCTGGCGGCGGGAGACGGACATCCCATAGAGATAATGGATCTCAGCTTCGCGCTGCAGCTCCTGTCGGCTCTTCACGTTCACAGGAACCACGAAGACATGGATTCCAGGCTTTATCCGGTTCCGGAGGATATCGACCGTCTGGTTGTTTCCACCAAGCTGGAGTCCCTGGGAGTCTCTTTGGACGAGCTTTCCGAGTCTCAGAAGGCCTATATGGCAGACTGGAGGGAGTGA
- the xseA gene encoding exodeoxyribonuclease VII large subunit — MSEVVPNRGILSVDELSFRIKDAIESYPGMGKIAVQGEIVDLKRHSSGHCYFTLSGQESRIAGVLFRSDAAGVVKWPRPGDEVVVGGRVSSYPQRGIYQLYARRLFPLGKGAISRAKEELRAKLSKEGIFAPERKRPIPPYPERILCITSATGAAFRDVVKVMGTRNPSVELVLIPATVQGIDGPDEIVEAFAKVPSLLPADAVLLVRGGGSRGDLNPFDDEAVVRSISSCPVSVVVGVGHQVDFTLSDMAADRRCATPSEAAEVVVPDRTYLYSLLSNGKNRLKKAMEREIDRLATRVVDREILLTRLVVGDIDRLRKDVDGLSRRAVSATEKTVVSEIGRLAGLSAALDGASPLRILGKGYVSCRDEAGTPVCSVRSMTPGKKISLDFLDGRADCRVESSCVVKRS, encoded by the coding sequence ATGAGTGAGGTCGTCCCCAACAGGGGGATCCTCTCGGTAGACGAGCTGTCCTTTAGGATAAAAGACGCTATAGAGAGTTACCCGGGAATGGGGAAAATAGCGGTCCAGGGCGAGATCGTAGACCTGAAACGACATAGCAGCGGTCATTGCTACTTCACCCTATCTGGGCAGGAGAGCCGCATAGCCGGGGTTCTCTTCAGGTCAGATGCCGCCGGGGTCGTCAAATGGCCTCGTCCCGGCGACGAGGTCGTCGTCGGTGGACGGGTGTCCTCCTATCCTCAGAGAGGGATATACCAGTTGTACGCCAGGAGGCTGTTCCCCTTGGGAAAGGGGGCCATCTCGAGGGCGAAGGAAGAGCTCAGGGCGAAGCTCTCCAAGGAGGGGATTTTCGCTCCGGAGAGGAAAAGGCCTATCCCTCCCTACCCGGAAAGGATACTGTGTATAACCTCCGCCACCGGTGCGGCTTTCAGAGACGTGGTAAAGGTTATGGGGACCAGAAATCCGTCGGTGGAGTTGGTCCTCATCCCTGCTACCGTGCAGGGAATCGACGGTCCGGACGAGATAGTCGAGGCCTTTGCGAAGGTGCCATCCCTGTTGCCTGCCGATGCGGTGTTGCTCGTCAGAGGCGGAGGAAGCAGAGGAGATCTCAATCCTTTCGACGACGAGGCGGTTGTGAGGTCCATCTCCTCCTGCCCCGTTTCGGTCGTGGTGGGGGTGGGTCATCAGGTCGACTTCACCCTGTCCGATATGGCGGCGGACAGGCGTTGTGCTACTCCCTCGGAGGCGGCAGAGGTGGTCGTCCCCGACAGGACCTACCTCTACAGCCTTCTTTCCAACGGGAAAAACCGCCTTAAAAAGGCGATGGAGAGGGAGATCGATCGACTCGCCACCCGCGTCGTCGACAGGGAGATCCTCCTGACTCGACTCGTGGTGGGAGATATCGACCGTCTTAGAAAGGACGTCGACGGTCTGTCTCGTAGAGCCGTATCTGCGACTGAAAAGACGGTCGTTTCCGAGATCGGGAGGCTTGCAGGGCTATCGGCGGCTTTGGACGGTGCCTCCCCCCTGAGGATTCTGGGAAAAGGTTACGTTTCCTGTCGAGACGAAGCTGGTACTCCCGTCTGTTCTGTGAGGTCTATGACTCCCGGTAAAAAAATATCCCTCGATTTTCTGGACGGAAGAGCCGACTGTCGAGTGGAGTCGTCGTGCGTTGTGAAAAGGAGCTGA
- the ruvX gene encoding Holliday junction resolvase RuvX produces MTRRIVALDMGTVRIGVAMSDPLGSFAQGVAVWDAEGDWLSDLRELVTSRNVSTVVVGLPIRENGTKGPSAENVEAKTEAVREAFPDLEIVMWDERYTSTIANRVLIEGDVSRKKRKGQVDKVAATVILQGYLDSLRR; encoded by the coding sequence GTGACGAGAAGAATCGTGGCTTTGGATATGGGGACCGTCCGAATAGGGGTCGCCATGAGCGACCCCCTGGGATCTTTTGCCCAGGGGGTCGCGGTATGGGATGCCGAAGGAGACTGGCTCTCCGATTTGAGAGAGCTCGTCACCTCTCGGAACGTCTCCACCGTTGTGGTAGGGCTTCCCATAAGGGAGAACGGGACGAAGGGACCTTCCGCCGAGAACGTGGAGGCCAAGACCGAGGCGGTAAGAGAGGCATTTCCCGATTTGGAGATAGTGATGTGGGACGAGAGATACACCTCCACCATAGCCAACAGGGTGCTGATCGAGGGAGACGTGTCCAGAAAAAAGAGAAAGGGTCAGGTGGATAAGGTAGCCGCCACAGTGATATTGCAGGGATATCTGGATTCCCTGAGGAGGTAA
- the mtnA gene encoding S-methyl-5-thioribose-1-phosphate isomerase translates to MVPDTLKWNEGELALLDQTKLPWEVAFVRCKTCEEVASAIKSMVVRGAPAIGVAAAYGMALARLGGEDMQEARSLLMSTRPTAVNLRWALERIDRLTGASPAAVVGEAMAIHREDLSINEAIGEYGTSLIPDGATVVTHCNAGAIATSGWGTALGVLRSCVRSGKRIRVYADETRPRLQGGRLTAWELREDGIDVTVMTDGMAAWLMKKEKVDAVLVGADRIAMNGDTANKIGTYGLSIVAKSHGVPFYVAAPMSTFDEGLSDGDGIPIEERDGSEIRSPYGSKLIPEDVPVWNPGFDVTPGENVTAIVTEMGVLRPPYLESIAETIDRRLKDERGCADR, encoded by the coding sequence ATGGTCCCCGATACGTTGAAATGGAACGAAGGGGAGCTTGCCCTTTTGGATCAGACGAAACTTCCATGGGAGGTCGCCTTCGTCCGTTGTAAAACCTGTGAAGAGGTGGCCTCCGCCATAAAGTCCATGGTGGTGCGAGGCGCCCCTGCCATCGGGGTAGCGGCGGCCTACGGCATGGCTTTGGCCCGTCTGGGCGGAGAGGACATGCAGGAGGCTAGGTCTCTTCTGATGTCGACTCGCCCTACGGCGGTAAACCTCCGATGGGCCCTCGAGAGGATCGACAGGTTAACCGGAGCCTCTCCTGCCGCTGTCGTCGGTGAGGCAATGGCGATACATAGGGAGGATCTCAGCATAAACGAGGCCATCGGGGAATACGGAACCAGCCTTATACCGGACGGGGCTACCGTCGTCACCCACTGCAATGCCGGAGCCATAGCCACATCTGGCTGGGGAACCGCTCTCGGCGTCCTCAGATCCTGCGTGCGTTCCGGCAAGAGAATTCGGGTGTACGCCGACGAGACCCGTCCCAGGCTTCAGGGAGGACGTCTCACCGCCTGGGAGCTTCGGGAGGATGGGATAGACGTCACGGTCATGACCGATGGAATGGCGGCCTGGCTGATGAAAAAAGAGAAGGTAGACGCCGTCCTGGTCGGAGCGGATCGGATAGCGATGAACGGCGATACCGCCAACAAGATAGGTACCTACGGACTTTCCATCGTCGCGAAGTCCCACGGAGTGCCTTTCTACGTAGCCGCCCCTATGAGTACCTTCGACGAAGGTCTTTCCGACGGAGATGGCATACCCATAGAGGAGCGGGACGGTTCGGAGATAAGATCTCCCTACGGTTCGAAACTGATACCGGAGGACGTTCCGGTCTGGAACCCCGGGTTCGACGTCACTCCCGGCGAGAACGTGACCGCCATAGTTACGGAGATGGGGGTTCTCAGACCTCCCTACCTGGAGTCCATAGCGGAGACGATTGACCGTCGTCTAAAAGACGAGAGAGGATGTGCTGATCGATGA
- a CDS encoding amidohydrolase, with product MTMLLKDVMFLDGSMDSARSGDILIEDGKISSVGKAGSLIGDDMVDGKGRMAVLPGFVNCHTHAAMSLLRGLGEERPLKEWLEEQIWPVEANLNPERIYWGTRSALMEMASSGTTCFGDMYFEMDKVTEAAKACGMRAGICRGIVGGDESKIEESLALADRYKDDPMVTVQMGPHAPYTVPLDVMKRIAFSAKDKGMSVHLHYLETEWELGYLKDEFGTGAMEYLEKTGLCDVPGLILAHCVWFPEGELSDLSRIPATVVHNPGSNLKLGSGVAPVSLMISSGVSVALGTDGAASNNRLDMWGELRTAALLHKGVLRDPSIVTAKEILDGATYRGYRALGFEKAGLIREGWKADLVLVDLDGPNYIGVNEENLGVFLVYAGSSSDVAGTMVDGSWIYINGEFPGQDEEEVLSNARKARAELIRR from the coding sequence ATGACGATGCTTCTGAAGGACGTGATGTTTCTCGACGGATCGATGGATTCTGCGAGGTCCGGCGATATCCTGATCGAGGACGGGAAAATATCATCGGTCGGGAAGGCAGGAAGCCTGATCGGAGACGATATGGTGGACGGCAAGGGACGGATGGCGGTACTGCCCGGTTTCGTGAACTGTCATACCCATGCCGCCATGAGCCTTCTGAGGGGGTTGGGAGAGGAGAGGCCTCTGAAAGAGTGGCTGGAAGAACAGATCTGGCCGGTAGAGGCGAACCTCAACCCGGAGAGGATATACTGGGGAACCCGATCCGCCCTCATGGAGATGGCCTCCTCCGGTACCACCTGTTTCGGCGATATGTACTTCGAGATGGACAAGGTGACAGAGGCCGCCAAGGCATGCGGTATGAGAGCAGGGATCTGCCGTGGTATAGTCGGAGGCGACGAATCCAAAATAGAGGAATCGCTCGCTTTGGCCGATAGATATAAAGACGATCCCATGGTAACGGTGCAGATGGGTCCCCATGCTCCCTACACGGTGCCCTTAGACGTCATGAAGAGGATAGCCTTCTCCGCCAAGGATAAAGGTATGTCCGTACATCTTCACTATCTCGAGACGGAGTGGGAGCTTGGATACCTGAAGGACGAGTTTGGAACCGGCGCCATGGAATATCTGGAGAAGACCGGATTGTGTGACGTTCCGGGACTCATTCTGGCTCACTGTGTATGGTTCCCGGAGGGCGAGCTCTCCGATCTGTCGAGGATACCGGCTACTGTGGTACACAATCCCGGCAGCAATCTGAAGCTCGGCAGCGGGGTGGCTCCGGTGAGCTTGATGATCTCCAGCGGCGTATCGGTGGCCTTGGGCACCGACGGAGCCGCCAGCAACAACCGTCTGGATATGTGGGGCGAGCTGAGAACCGCGGCATTGCTCCATAAAGGGGTATTGAGAGACCCGTCTATCGTAACCGCCAAGGAGATACTGGACGGGGCTACCTACAGGGGCTATCGAGCTCTGGGGTTCGAGAAAGCCGGACTGATCAGAGAGGGCTGGAAAGCCGACCTGGTCCTGGTCGATCTGGATGGGCCTAATTACATAGGGGTGAACGAGGAGAACCTGGGGGTTTTTCTCGTATATGCCGGTTCCTCTTCCGACGTGGCGGGGACCATGGTGGACGGTAGCTGGATCTACATAAACGGGGAATTTCCCGGACAGGACGAGGAAGAAGTCCTCTCCAACGCCCGTAAGGCACGGGCTGAACTGATACGCCGTTAG